In Electrophorus electricus isolate fEleEle1 chromosome 10, fEleEle1.pri, whole genome shotgun sequence, the genomic window agagtaCTTTATGCTGAGCACTTAAATGTTCTGCATTGTTTCACCATCATCTCTATTTGCACTGTCACTCTGGAAAATGCAACATGGTGCTACAATCCAATTTCATTAAATTTTAAAAGAGTGCAAGATCTAAAAGGACCTGAgcaatttaacatttaaaagaaaaattaaaccACAGAATCatctattagtaaataaatgtccATCAGGTCCTTTTGAATCCCCTGTCTGAAATACacaatgaatgtaaatatatagtatCAACGAAGCACACTGATAATAAACAGGAACACAGCTTGCTTTTGGACactcctcagtgtgtgtctgttcgtttgtggtgagtgtgttgacggacattttgtgtttgtagcTATATAGGCTCATACTAAGGACAGCCATATTGTGTTGGGCTTTTGCCTCACCTCTGTTTATCTCTATGATCTCCTCCTGAGCAAGGGGGCAGTCTCCTGTCAGCCCTGCTGACCCAATCACCCCACCCAGCACATTACCCAGGATCCCTTGGGGCGAGGCAGTGGCCATGGCGAGTGCGTCGGGCTTGCAGTAGTTGGGCGAGCCAGGCTGTGGCGCTCGCGGgatgtgcttgtttttcttcttggGCAGCTTCTGTTTGGCCATTGCTAGAGAGTAGTACATACCGAAGTTGTTGACAATGACGGGCACAGGCATAGCGATAGTCAGCACGCCCGCCAGGGCGCACAGCGCACCCACCAGCATTCCCGACCATGTCTCTGGGTACATGTCACCATAGCCCAGCGTGGTCATAGTGACCACAGCCCACCAGAAGCCAATGGGGATGTTTTTGAAGTCGGTGTGGTTACTGGCCGTGGGATCGTCTGGGTTGGCGCCGATGCGCTCGGCATAGTAGATCATGGTGGCGAAGATGAGCACACCCAGGGCAAGGAAGATGATGAGGAGCAGGAACTCGTTGGTGCTGGCACGTAGTGTGTGGCCCAGCACACGGAGGCCCACAAAGTGGCGTGTCAGCTTGAAGATCCGTAAGATCCGAACAAAGCGGACCACGCGGAGGAACCCCAGCACATCCTTGGCAGCCTTGGAGGAGAGGCCACTCAGTGCCACCTCCAGGTAGAAGGGCAGGATGGCCACAAAGTCGATGATGTTCAGCACGCTCTTGAAGAACTCTACCTTATCTGGGCAGAAGGTGACACGCATGAACACCTCAATGGTGAACCATATGACGCACACGCCCTCCACGTATGTCAGCCAGCTGTCCGTCACCACCTCGTACACAATCTTCTCCTGTGTCACGTTGCCCACTGACACATTCTCTGTCTTGTTGTAGATGGTGTTGAAGGCCTCGTGAGTCTCCATGCAGAAGGTTGAGATGGAAATGAGGATGAAGAGAAGCGAACCAAATGCCACATACTGCagagcaaaaaagagaaagagaaaaatttatacataaaaataaaacactcaaacatttaaataacttatcgccaaattattttttaaatacattttattcataaTAAGTAGtcatatataattcatatatttatatctttgTTTTAATTGGGGATAAAGACAGcatatgtataaatgttattttctgaGGGAACAGCATTAGATCACAAAAATtctatataacatttatattaattctatataatatttatttaatattaatggtTGTTCTGCTTGGTTGACACTATGGGTAGtacatcatcattacatatgactGAACAATGCATAATTGAGGAAACAAccccaaaaccaaaaacatctTAATGTGATGCATTATACCTCTGCACATGTAAGCTCTGCACATGAGCTAATGTAAAACACTACTGTGTAATACACTAACCAACtactttattacaaacatctACATTACACAGGCCATGGAATTCTGTCATATAGGTGCCCTTTATGTACAGTTTGATTCTAGTGTACATTTTACAGACTTCATCCCATCTGTTTGGGTGTACAATCTgccctgttcatcactggtcaatctctgaccacaggaccactgctcaATGGATATATTTGGGTGTCAGActattctcaacacagcatACACTGATTGCAGTACATCTGCATGAAATATGGCCAGCTGAAGTGTAGCAAACAGTCCTTTTTATAAAAGACAAAAGGCTTACTAATATGAACTGAATTTGACTATACTGACTATAACAAATTGCAACATACTCACATACAGGTGTCCATCAACTAGTTAGGCACCTCCAATAAAGTAGTTGCCAAGTGTAGTTTAGTTAATGCTGTAGTCCGAGGGTTGGTTGGTGCCACTAATTTGAGTGAGAGATAAAGCAAAAAGCTTCAGTGGGAGTGACCGCCAGTGTCCTGCTGCCATGATGTTTACCTGCCAGTTCATGCCAGGTCACTACATTCAGCTGGCCTGAGCAAGAATCAATTTTCCACAGGATGACACTCTCCCTTGTTATGAAGTCTTGGAATTGGTGTTGGGAATTAAAACTGGTAATATTTTTTGCCCCTGGAAAACATTAAGAGGTCCTAATAAATCATCAGGTGCCACAATGTGACTGGCATTCATCATAGCAGCTCatgtttttaatgcaattttcGAAAAAAGCCTTCTCTGGGTCCTGTTTTTTGAAAATGCAAGCAACAACCAGTCATGCTCTGACTGCAATATCATCTACACACCGTTTGCTGAGCTGGTCTACGTACCCTTAAATGTTCAAACTTGCTGtgcaggtttttgttgttttggtcaTTGATGTTTCCACTGTCATGTATGAAATAGTGCTTGTACAAAAGCAATAGCCACTACAACTCAGAAGTATCCATCTTTGATACTGGATGAAATGGAGTACGCTCTCACCATTTTATTCCATTTGCTAATTTTACACACCCTCTGGGTCCCTGCTGGGTCCTGATGTCAACTGCACCCATCTTAAATATCCAAGTCCTTAAGCCCTGTCTGGACTAACTATGCCAGAGAGCAAAGTGGATCTTCTCTGTCAGTGGAACTTTAGGGCAAAGCCTGCCTGCATTCCTAGGTTTAAGCTtccctcgttccctctctctcaccaatataattacacatgcacatgcacacacatacctgtaaaatagattacacacacatacatacacacctttCATTTAAGGCACACTGATTTTCTCACATGTATGGATTTGCAGTGGGATATAGCTCTTAAAGAAGCAACACTAGAAGACTCGAGGGTACAAACTTAATTAGGACTTTCAGGGATTTCTAAGCACAGCTTCCATGAATGGGTTATGTGTCAAGATATGACACCTGTAATCACTGATGTCAGCTTTAGTCTCTGCTTTTCTCCAGGGCCTTGTGATGTTCTAAAGACTGCCACTTAGCCTATATGTGGAGTATAGTGTATGGTCTTgggaaatgatcattttaaagaGACATGTCTAATAGTGGAATGAGGAACAGAAGACTAAAAGAATGGGGTGGAATTCTCTTGGACACTCACACGAAAAGACATTTTTACCCACTACATGTATCAGCCTTTATAAAACAGATAGAGTGCGTGTAGagtgagaagagtgagaggaagaaagaaaaacactctcacaccacaaagagcaaagaaaaaacataccACACATTCATATTggatacacacaaagacatgcacagTATGAGTGCTCCTTTTccccgcagacacacacacacacacatatatatagacgcacatatttttacacatatatacacacacacaataataagaCAATGAGAAAACAGGAGTGAGatttctcctcctctttgtgctctctctcttgctccattCTACACCTTTTGGGTTTGTCTTCCCCCATAGACCTTTACATGACTATTCTCCTGATTCTACAGTCGGTTTATGAGGAGAATTGTTAATGCGTTTGATGCCTGAAATCAGCACAAATTACAGAGAacggagagagggggagggaaatATTGAGGGATGAAGGTATAAAAATCAAATCACTGATAGGCAACTCTCaccatttctctttctgtttgtctgtctgtctgtctgtctgtctgtctgcctagCTCTTTCAGCCTGACCTACTTAGAAACTATTTACTGCAGTAACCAGCTCTGAGTTCAGccccctttcctcttctctcatccctctgtccatctctcttcctcttcctcttctcatcCCTCTATCTCTTATCCTTTCACTCATCCCTTCTGTTGGCAATTCAACATTTCTCTATTTTCTGTCTCACCAATCGCTCCATAAATCCAGAATACCATGTAGTCAATAGAGTagtcacatgtgtgtgtcttacaaTCTCACACAGTGCACACTGATGCAACACTACTATGCAGTACTCCGTTTTGGACAGAAGCTCCTCTTGGTTAACATACATACTAAGGCATATAATCCACATTAAACTGGaagtatttgtgttttgtttgtgtgtgtgtgtgtgtgtgtgtttgtgtgcacgtgagcGTGcctgtgcatgcacgtgcgATTAGACTGGAAGTGAGGAGGCATATTGATTTATTATCCTGATGTGAATTATGGAGCCATTCTCAAAATGACTTTATCTAAGCCTTTCAGGAGTGAGTTTTCCTACTTATGTGTTGTACAAATAGAATAAGTTTATTTCAATGCAGTATAGAGGGCTCATGGCAGAAATCTATACTGCTGTGCTGATGCTATAATGATgacttcattttttattttagaaacagaAGTCAATATGTGCAATTTTTACAATGACACTGTatatgtcttttgtttttttacaaactaCTGAAGGAAGCTCAAACATGATTTTgtacaaagcaaaaaatgaataatgcaatAAAGAGTATGTCTCGAGACCAGTTTATGTAAGAAGTACCGCTGGATCcactttttattttcatttattcagtttagttcaaATGTGTATAAGTCACCTTTTAAGGCCTCAGGGACATGAGTGCATTAGTATCAACATAACTGATAAACTAGGCTTTTATATGGATGTTTAATTTATGCAAATTATCAGGAATATTCTCAGTTTACAGGAAAGataaacatttatgtaaattatcAGTACGGGGGAAGTCCTTGGACGAATTTGAATATTATGAACATTGGTGACAAGTAATGTCATAGTGGATCAGGTCTTGTTTCGACCTGAAGTCCATGGTAGATGGTGGGGAAACTTTAATCAAAGGGGGTAAAATGCTGAAGTTGGTgctgtaaaaatacaaaacaaaacatcgctgtaaaaatagttaaaacacacaaaaatattttaaaagcaacaTACATCAATGACTATAGAGAAACAactaaaatacaaagaaaactaTTAACTTTTGTCATTGTAGATCGGTACCCAAAGAGTGGGGACACGCTCCCGCCGGACCAGGACCGTGTCACGCACTTTCCTCGCTCGCAATcgcctgtcttctgacagggtACACCTGCATCTCATTGACCTGCACGCgtatttatacacccacaggttcggaAGGACGGCACTGCACATTAGTAGTTGAACTACGTGAATCTACTGGAGAGACGCTACTCCGCTCCTAAATATCCACTAGACTCGGCAACGCTACTTGGAAagtatgaataataaagaacttGTGAATGGAACttcacctctcgcttcctctctgccacCCCGTCACACTTTAAtacttaaaaattaaatactaataaataaaataaggaaatgaacaatatattttagaatatcCTACACATAGAAAAGCACAAAGCTAAACAGAATGTGAATTAGAGCTTGGTTCACTTAATCCAGAATATTGCTTGGGATGAGTGATCTAGATGAAGCATATAACTATAAATTGCCTAAGGCAGAAAGGCACTTAAAAATTAAAGCTGTTCTAAAAGATCATGTTATCCTCATTTTGGTGATTGTCATGACTCTTGGCAGTGAACAACCCCGTTGACTCAAAACACACTAATAATGGAAGAGCAACTGTTGAAAAAGCCTTGAGTTGCCTCCACTACATTTGTTCCAAGACAAtaatttttccacttttttcttaaaatgacATACAACAAAATTATTGTCCTTTGTAACTGACCACATGCTAGAGTGTCACAGCATGGCCCTCTTCTCCTAGGCtcctccctgtgtttgtgtgatgttgaCTGTaggccttttgtgtgtgtgtgtgtgtgtgtgtgtgtgtgtgtgtgtgtgtctttgtggccacacccctcctGTGTCTTTGACAGTGTTTGACTGCCAGATAAGACCTGTGATTTGCTAACGTTGCTTTGTGTCGTTCAATTTCGATGTTTTCGTCTCGTGTTTTAGTTTCGTTTTGTGTACTGCGTTCAATAAACATTAATCTCGTCATGGctcgtctctgcatcctgccttgcCTCCCGTTACATAGAGAGTGCTAGAGTATTTATTTTAACTCTCAAGTCATATAAAATCTTCAGAAGGTCTGTTATATGGTAGGCCTGAAATCAAATTTCAGTGGTTCATTAAATTAAGATGCataatatatttctttaattGGATAGATACTTCATGTTATTTTGCCAAGAACTGGAATGTAAGAGCTAGCAGTTTCTATAGCTATTAAGCACAGTGGGCTcatgagttgttttttttgccctaGCACTATCAGTAGTTATTTTGTGACTATGTAGATAACTCCATGTTATTGATTGACAATATTGAGCTAATAATAAGCAGATATATTGTTCAAAGTCCCAGAGAACAAAATCTAACTCATTAACTcatccaaatatgttttatattaaacatCCAGCAAAGtttgaatgaaacaaaacaagacaaaaatgtgtttcatgGTTGGCCACTCCTAGcgtccctgtctccatggtttccgtGTGTCATgatattgtttcattttctccattccaatttcagtccttgttttggttttcactgtctTTTGTgccacctgtgtcttgttaacaCTCGTTATACATGTATTGAAATCCCATCTGGTTCGCTGCTAGGTTGCTGGTCgtttgtgattcctagcctctgtgtttgctgttaATAGTTTTATGTACTAAACCCTTATTGTTTGCTCTGCCCATGTTCTTTAGCCTGTGCAAGttgattgtatttttgttacagcctgcatttttgtcattttgtgttttgtttcatgttgttCATTATGTATTCCTGGACTCTTCAAATttgctctatgaccctggaccacactacaactctgattatggatttgcccttaataaatctcactatTCTCGTCTTATGTGTCCATCTTGTGATCTAATCTAATTAAAGGACTTACagaataaaaaggttttatctTTCTTCTTGAATGCGTTTAAATAATCAAGTCCTCAGGTCATCTGGAAGAGAATGAGTTTGgcgccatggcaacagaatgCATCCTTTGTGGTCTTTAGTCGAGTGGTGGGCACCACCATCATGTTTTTAGCATCTGATCTGAGGGCACTTGAAGGTACATGCCTAGTAAATCATACTGCTGAGGTAAAGAGCATGCAAGCACTTAAAAGTCAAAAGAAAGATATTAAAGTCACTTCTAAATTACACAGGTAGCTAATGCAACTTTTTAAGGATTAGTATAGTATGATCCTAAAGGCCAACTGGCAATGCATCACAGTAGTTCAAGGATTATGGATTACAAATCcataaataatgctgtttgtgaTCACATTGGATTTGAAATTATGGTTACTTGGGTttgattttgcttttttttttgtttgtttatgtgaatCACTACAGAGGTTcaagttttttatttattctcatGCTCACAGGTGAACTGCATTATGGCATTAGTAATATAATATGATATGATTGTGCTGATTAGATGACAACCCCTTTTTAAGCAGACAGTAATGGGTCAAGGGTGAGCATCTTCATGGAACAGGAGTCGAGGGTGAACGAGGACTTCCTGATTGAGTCTGGCCAATTTATTCAAAGCACTGGACACATAATAAAAGGGAAGGTTATTCTTCTTTTCGTTGGTTTTATTcgcatgtgtgcttgtgaggTAGATGTCTTTGGGTTGGGTTGTTCTTTCTACTAAATAGCAGTTCCAGGCACAAGGGACGGTGAGCTTGGAAATGTGAATTGCAAGGCTGTAGTGTTGGAGTAGCTGCATGCATGACATGGGATTAAGAACAGGGATATACTGATTTTTAATTGAAGTGATccttgcctgtttgtttttagggccgtgtgagtgtggtgtgtatattGTTTTGTTATCGGTGTGGGAGGCAccaattgtttattttttcccctttcccttTGTATTTCCCTTTTCCTGGTTAGTTATAAGGATTGGGTGCACTGAGTGAGTGGAGGGGCTGGGTGAATTCCATGTGGCCCAGTTAACTcttgtgtgcattttttatttttttttttactgctgaaCTGATCATGacttctgtgtgctgtggtttCATAATATTCGGGAGGGAttgctatgtttttttttaaatatatatatattacattggGAATGAAATTGAGATTTGCAGTGAAGGTGGAACCAACTAAGGCTGTATAATCACTGAAATCTCTCCCTTTATTTTGCATCTACCTTTTGGATGTCCTTTGGATGTCTTTGATAAATTGAAGTCAGATtcagactgctgtgtgtgtgtgtatgtctcagACAGGTTCGAAAATTCATAAGCTGAGTAATGGACAAATGGCTACCACAACATTTTCACTATAATTTGCTATAATTTGAGGATACTTCTCATCTGGTCTATGTTATGCTAACCTGCTAATGTGGTGTTTAAAGTTTAGATCTCAGTCAAATGTAATGCCTAGGTTTTTGATATGGTGTTGGGGCCCAGATATGCTTTTGAGTCTGGCCCTCATAACCATTCCCAATGATAACCTGTCATTGTTGAATTCAGGAAATTAAGGAATTGTTGTCTAGCAAATAAAAAATCAAGTCAATGGGACCCCACAGATCGGCAGCAATGGCATCTATAATTGTATGTCAATActgttgaaaatatatttactgaTGACTCTGGCCAATGGATGCATATAGACATTACAGAGTGCTGGTCTCACAATTGAACTTTGGGCGACACTACAGGCACATAGCATTTAGAGATGTTCTCACTCTGTGCGACAAGAAACTCACAGCTGGTCAGATATGACTGGTACCAGTTTAGAGCAATTGCAATAATCAGTATACAGTGGTCAGATGTAGCACTGAAGTTCAGAGGAACCAATATAAATGGGTTACCAGTATCAAGATTTAACCTAATAGATAATTTAGGAAATTAgtgtgatttacatttacttatatttctgccatttagctgatgcttttatccaaagcaattttcAATTATCAATGAACAATTTAAGaagtttagggttaagggtcttgcacagggtcccaacagtggcaacttggcaatggtggggcttgaactggaaaGCTAGTCAACAATGTTAACCACTAATCATTCAATTCATTACTGTTTACTGTAATCTTGTAACTGAGGAGATGCCATCTTCGCTATGATCTTTGCCAAGAATGGAATATTGGAGACTGGTCTATAATGGTTTTGAGGGGTCCATTTCACTTTTTGCTATTTTACTCTGTGGGTAATTTCCTTGTTTAATTTCAGTCTCTGagaaagcaaagtgcttctggtATGCTATAACCTAGCAGGTCAGTGGGGGGGCTACTCTTAATGGAAAAGAATTTACAGCCAAAAAATCAGCACATTCATCACACATCATTAGAAAGTTTTAATGAGATCTGGGGAGAGTGGTTAACCACTCTATCAATTGTAGTAAAAAGAGATTTGGGTTATCTCAGTGGCTTTCAGTTAGACTAGAAAAGTAGGCTGCCTTTTCAATGCTAATCTGCTTGTTGAGCGCAGTTTGCACATTGCAATATATATCAAAGTGTTCAACAAGTTGCTCTATTGTGAAGGCCATATTAGTTAAAAACCTAACACAAAAGACCAGTAGTGTTTAAAACATGATACCTCAGTTTGCTTCCTTTTAACATAACCAGGGTAAATTTAACAGAACCACTAATGCTCATCCAGTTCTTCTGACAATGGCACCAACTACTGCACAGAACCAGAATAGTAAACTGGCATAGCTTGGTTCCTGACATATCAGTCTTCTTCTTATGATTGTGGAAttataagaatatatattttctactTTTGTATTACCTAGAGTATACAATCTATGTCTGACTCAAAATGGAACACTGATTTAAGTGGCTTTGTGCACCAGGAGCATGATGAGCTATTCCCATCTCCATCAGGAAGAGAAGACCCAAGAGGCCTGTAAAACTGACTTATCAGCTTGTCCCAGGCCATACCAAACACAGTTTATatctaaggaaaaaaaaaaaaaatctaaaaaataaataaattttatatatatatatattatcacAGTATATATTAGATCAGGTAGGAAATTGGAGACATCTCCAAGATTAGTGTGACAATACAGGAGACGTATCTGCTCTAGCTGTGGCATTTTCTAGTTGTCCATCTGACATATTTATTCTtgtaataaagttaattttaaatatttgttatcCTAGAAAATATATGTGGGAGAAGGAAAAGAATACTCCATACTCCATTTGGCAAGCCAGCCAGGAGTGCAACATCCAGAGGAAAAATGCTTGTCACTACAGGGAAAAGGTGATCTCCTGCCTGTGTGGTGATTCTCCTGCCTGTGTAGTCTGCCTGGTACTCACTCCACTGAAGCATGTTGAAACCTTACTGGAGCACAATCACAGACTTGATGTTGGTATGAGACAAAAGTGTGCAGATGGCATTATACAAATAGGCTCATTGACTGTAAGAAGAAGTAAAGAGCAGgactgtgaaaaaaaagactcaCTGCCTGAGTAAGGCGGTTaaaattcctacagtaaaaagcACACGGATGAAGGTGGTTAAAATTCCTGGCGTCAGAGAACCCGTGGGCAGTTCAATAGTTTCTACTCCAGAAAAGGCTTTATTTGGGTTTCGGTTGTTGGATAGAATTGTTTGCATAAAAGGCCTTGTGTATTTGATGTTGTGTTCACtgaatgtttgttgttgtgtcaTGTTAATTTGATGATGTATTGTTGGGGCTGTGAAGTAACTAGAAGTGATTTTGATGtatgagtaagtgagtgagtgtatgagtgtgaataACGATCAGCAATTAGGTTTAGAGAAAAACATAATTGCTATgttttgtgtacttgtatattgtgtttgGGTAGTGGAAAAAacttttatgtaattttatgtaataatcTAAAAGGAGAGGGAATTAAAAGCAGGAAGCAGAATGCCAATGCAAGTCTCTGGGGtcttttaaaacagaaacaaaactgaaacaaaaacataaagaacaagaATAAACTACACTAGACTAAATGATGTAGCAAACTGTGAAACAGGTAGTACTTGTGATAAAGCACAGCATGTTAAACATAGGGTCAAACACTATTGACAACAcagggatttaaatacacacCTTAACATGGGCTTTGACAAGGGACAGATGTGTAACTAACAGGATAAGGATGTGGTAAtgagggaaaacacacacacacacacacacacacagagagagataaaatgATATAAACACAAAGGCCATAAGCTGAGAAACTACAGTTTAGGGGTAAATCAAGGAGGGTGCCGTTACATAAAAAAGTTCAGTGTGGTGCATAAAAAATCCAATTTTGGTTAGAAAGGCCCTATTTATAGAATGAATTAGAAGAGTACAATTTATTAGAGGACATACATGATAAACTGTAGAGACCTATGGATTGATGTAAGTCTGCAGAGAAAATGAATTGCTGACTTATGCTTAGAAAATCAAGACTTAGTTTCATATCCAATAGGTAGTGAGGTGTCTAAAATATTGGCTAGGTTGACATGGCTTTCTATGTATGAAATACTAAGATCAGATTTCCCATTTCATCCTGGATTTCAGTACTGAATATACTTAACAGTGACATAGTTGTCGAAGACAAAAGACAATGAACCTTGAATTTCATAACCATTCTGCTCCTTCCTCACTCATAGTTAAAATCAGGACAACAAAAAGACTTAGCTGGAACAAACCAGTGATCTGCCACAAACCATAGGCTAACCATACTGATAGCTATACTCCTAGTTTGAGGGaattttaagtgtgtttgttgCTGTCCTTTCTCAAATGGTTTATGCATTTTTACTTTCCTTTTATCTTTTGCTCAATCTTAGCATTTTTTACCTCTTGTTTCAGCCTGGACTTTATGTTTGTAAGAATGCCTGGCTCTGGACTGTTTTTTGTCCAATTCATATCCTACTTCCACTATTTGGACTGGTCATAGACATACTCGGGGTAATGACTACTCGAGAAATAAACCTTAGCCTTCTTCATCCTTATTGCAAATTAGATGTTTATGGACATTCCTCTGTTGTGCATCACACCAAAGCTACACTAATCAATAACCTTATCATACAGAAACacttaatatttttaatgtttgcatacagtagttgttattgtttacaATTATTAAGTAAAGCtaaaaaaagcagaagaaaagaagaagacacTAAAAGCCGTATCTGGCCATTTGGCTCCAGTGTGATTCCAGCATCAACATGACAGTGATTGGGTCCTGTATCATCACTGATGAACTTATTGGCCATTTTCAAGTGCAAGtatagggttacagttaggagTACCACACCTTCCTGACAACAGGTCAACAGATTATGGTGGAAGAGTAAGTAAAACAATTATATTTGTACCAAACAATGCCCATCTCATGCTTTCCACTGTACCCATCAAAGATTCAAGAAAAAGGGATTTGCTGATGATGAGATTATGTCCAGCTTCTCACCCAATTTATTGAAGACAGCATGTTTATTCAGGTTAACATCAATATTATGTCTGGATGGCAGTCAGTATTTGTGCAAACACAATTTGAAAAAGCTCACCAGTTCTGTAATTTGTATCTATTACTGAAAGAATCCTACACAGACAAATAGATGCATATTGGACATTCTATGTTGGATTTGTGAAGAATTTGTAGTTTGAAAGGTCTTACTTTTGTGCCATTTGTATACCTAATTACAAATGTTGAATTTTCACATCTAGTTgacattgtttttgttacataTTGTCCAGCATAAGAATTGGTAACAAaagagtgatttttttttctgactacCTTTACTAATCTACCAATACTTGTAAACAGTGTTTTATCAATAAAAGCACACTAAAATGTTGTAGTTATGTATACTTGTAAactgttttgtaaataaaaataagaaaatagaCTAAATGGTGATTGAACTCAAACAGAAATGTCAAAAGGGTTACTTTTACTGacaacatttttatgtttgttatgttATGCACTTTTATGCATCCCACAGTTTGAAAACTGACACTTGCATAAGAATTCTGAACACCCTGTAGACCCTGACCCTACCTCTCTTCTCAAGGCCAATGTGCATGCTATCTCTACTCCAGTTGCTCACTTGAGAAATAGAAATTCTGGTTTTATTCCTTGTACCATCAAGATTGTGCATCTACAGCACATGATGTCTCTGCTGAAGCACAACAATCATCAGAGAAG contains:
- the kcnc3b gene encoding potassium voltage-gated channel subfamily C member 3b isoform X2, producing the protein MLSSVCVSSFKGRKGGKKSSNKACYSADMPCPSESEKIVINCGGVRHETYRSTLKTLPGTRLSWLTEPDAFSNFDYDPKSDEFFFDRHPAVFSFILNYYRTGKLHCPNDVCGPLFEEELAFWGIDETDVEACCWMNYRQHRDAEEALDSFETPEPDAPEEDQALTGGADGDLKRLCLQEDRRKVGWWRVWQPRIWALFEDPYSSKYARYVAFGSLLFILISISTFCMETHEAFNTIYNKTENVSVGNVTQEKIVYEVVTDSWLTYVEGVCVIWFTIEVFMRVTFCPDKVEFFKSVLNIIDFVAILPFYLEVALSGLSSKAAKDVLGFLRVVRFVRILRIFKLTRHFVGLRVLGHTLRASTNEFLLLIIFLALGVLIFATMIYYAERIGANPDDPTASNHTDFKNIPIGFWWAVVTMTTLGYGDMYPETWSGMLVGALCALAGVLTIAMPVPVIVNNFGMYYSLAMAKQKLPKKKNKHIPRAPQPGSPNYCKPDALAMATASPQGILGNVLGGVIGSAGLTGDCPLAQEEIIEINRDSKQNGDAASAALADEDCPTIDQVLSPDERSPVGRTRERYQQDRACFLLNTREFRPADGNVRKVLSF
- the kcnc3b gene encoding potassium voltage-gated channel subfamily C member 3b isoform X3, translated to MLSSVCVSSFKGRKGGKKSSNKACYSADMPCPSESEKIVINCGGVRHETYRSTLKTLPGTRLSWLTEPDAFSNFDYDPKSDEFFFDRHPAVFSFILNYYRTGKLHCPNDVCGPLFEEELAFWGIDETDVEACCWMNYRQHRDAEEALDSFETPEPDAPEEDQALTGGADGDLKRLCLQEDRRKVGWWRVWQPRIWALFEDPYSSKYARYVAFGSLLFILISISTFCMETHEAFNTIYNKTENVSVGNVTQEKIVYEVVTDSWLTYVEGVCVIWFTIEVFMRVTFCPDKVEFFKSVLNIIDFVAILPFYLEVALSGLSSKAAKDVLGFLRVVRFVRILRIFKLTRHFVGLRVLGHTLRASTNEFLLLIIFLALGVLIFATMIYYAERIGANPDDPTASNHTDFKNIPIGFWWAVVTMTTLGYGDMYPETWSGMLVGALCALAGVLTIAMPVPVIVNNFGMYYSLAMAKQKLPKKKNKHIPRAPQPGSPNYCKPDALAMATASPQGILGNVLGGVIGSAGLTGDCPLAQEEIIEINRDSKQNGDAASAALADEDCPTIDQVLSPDERSPVGRTRERYQQDRACFLLNTREFRPADGNVRKATGYEKSRSLNNISGMAGSSLRLTPITSTPYDPYEAPGTLRRCRSPIPSIL
- the kcnc3b gene encoding potassium voltage-gated channel subfamily C member 3b isoform X1, with product MLSSVCVSSFKGRKGGKKSSNKACYSADMPCPSESEKIVINCGGVRHETYRSTLKTLPGTRLSWLTEPDAFSNFDYDPKSDEFFFDRHPAVFSFILNYYRTGKLHCPNDVCGPLFEEELAFWGIDETDVEACCWMNYRQHRDAEEALDSFETPEPDAPEEDQALTGGADGDLKRLCLQEDRRKVGWWRVWQPRIWALFEDPYSSKYARYVAFGSLLFILISISTFCMETHEAFNTIYNKTENVSVGNVTQEKIVYEVVTDSWLTYVEGVCVIWFTIEVFMRVTFCPDKVEFFKSVLNIIDFVAILPFYLEVALSGLSSKAAKDVLGFLRVVRFVRILRIFKLTRHFVGLRVLGHTLRASTNEFLLLIIFLALGVLIFATMIYYAERIGANPDDPTASNHTDFKNIPIGFWWAVVTMTTLGYGDMYPETWSGMLVGALCALAGVLTIAMPVPVIVNNFGMYYSLAMAKQKLPKKKNKHIPRAPQPGSPNYCKPDALAMATASPQGILGNVLGGVIGSAGLTGDCPLAQEEIIEINRDSKQNGDAASAALADEDCPTIDQVLSPDERSPVGRTRERYQQDRACFLLNTREFRPADGNVRKELSHA